The Stigmatopora argus isolate UIUO_Sarg chromosome 6, RoL_Sarg_1.0, whole genome shotgun sequence region gtagtgaatgcaattcacgcaaaatcggtATGCACTGAAGtcacacaagacgaatcattcgtcagaagttgtaactcggatgattcacaatgcattcttgttaccgaattcttctgctttacagtgcagttgaatcaagatggcggaagccgaaGCGATgatgtgaatttcgaggcatttaaattggaaatgtggtacttttctgaaacgattgcttaattttttttttaagtgatttcCAAaatttagggaggttgtccggagtccccgaatttgccttgcatttccgggtaaattCCTGAatttccggagtagttggcagctctggtgcTGAGTTTtggtagcaagcggaagacaggggagttgcttccgcttgcgagtttcagtgtggattttcacatttttatgaacttaattttttttttaaatctgcgtagtagtgaagccgcgaaagttgaagcgcgaaatggcgagggattactgtagtaccAGTTGTCAAGGCAGAATGGAAGATGCACCTTAGCTTGAAGTGTGAGGGCCCAATGCCAAAGAGCTTGTTCTGTCTGCTCGGACACCTTGAGTTTTAACTGAAGCTGCTGGGATGAAGAAAAACTCATATTTAAAAAGAGTATATATACtgcatatgtattatatatatataatacatatgcaTATGATTGACTAGCAGTACATCACAAAGAGAAATAATTCTTTTGGGGGAGCTGACTTTAGTAAATGTTTCAGATAAAAACATGTAATATTGCTGATTAAGTTAATGATATAACAAGATAGTAAATTCCGCATAATTAAATCAGAATGACTATATATAAGTAATTGTTTTTACTGTAATTAGTAATCAAACCTTGCTCCTCCATTGTGCAAAGTAGGTCTGGTACATTTTCCGTTTTTGAAATAAGATTCCTTGTTCTTTCATCACCTGTGTGATAATCATATTGTAACGGGGAGATCATTTGAAAGCCGATGACTTCATTCTTTATTTAATGGTTATGGCAAGATGGGAAATTACCTTATATTGGATACGCCATGCTCTCAGCAGTTTACGGAGCAGTGTGGAGTTGTAATGTTTTCGGGctttttctgtgtctttttGCTCCTTCTGCAGCAGGTCCACTGGttataaaaaacagaaagagGATTCGCAAATGCGCATAATATTCTGATAAAGTGGTGTATTTTATGTTGCAGTTGTGTTCTTGTTCTTTTTGGTGGTGTTTGTTCCATATGAGAATTGGTATTAAACAAAAGTACTCCTGATTTGAGGCAAGGGAGGTGGTGAAATGGCACTATGAATTTGGAGCAAATCATAGTGCATACCAAACAACTTTATAAGTAAACAGTCACTGTATCGACTATGTAAACTATGAACATTTAGTCTTCATAAGGAACCAAACATGTATGTAATTATAGACTTAAGCCAAAATTCAAACACcaaatttatgtttgtttttttacaaaaaaattgattttagtTGGAATCTTCTCAACAAATTGTGTGGCCCAAATCCAGCTATGTGTTCTATTCTTGCCTTGATTCACAGAACTTTGAGTCGTGTTGAGTGCTTTCCTTTTTTCAAACACTGCAAGTGTTGTTTCTTCTCTCCAAGCATGGAAGTCCTAATGCGAGCAAAGTAAACACACAGCATCTTTTAAGTAATGTCATTTTCGGGTCAGTGTTGTGCTTAATGCACATGAAGCTCACCTTCAGCAGCAGGGTTTTGTTCACCTGAGGCACTTTCAATGGCTCCCCTGTCTTACTGCGCTGCTCTGTGACCCACAGCCTCCACCGATACAGCACCTGCAGAAGGTTTTTCACAAACACATGAAGAGAAGTGTAATCCCCTATCCTATACCTCGGTTTAGAGCAATAAGAagcaggtacaatttaccttgGCTTGAAGTGTGAGGGCCCAGTGCCAAAGTGCTCGTTCAGTCAGCTCAAATGTTCTAGGACTATCCTTGAGCTGTTGGCCCAAAATAATTCATATATGGGTTGCAAATGACAAAGCATCAAGTACACTTAAACTACATCCAATACAGGACCTATAAAGAAAATATGCCATTGCAACGATAATAAGAAGCAATTTGATTGTTAGGCACTGATTTAACTACTATATATTTATTGTGATTGTGTGAATTCAACTGCACTGAGAAAACAATATAGTCGTAACTCtattctacttacaaaattaattggttccaagactttttttgtaacttggaaatttcataagtagaacagtactttatatgtaaattctctaattcgttccacagtcctcacacaactaccaactaaaccctttgaaatgaggtcagtgtcccaattttgtatgaaagatgtgaggaaacacacaaaaaatagagaaaattataaggaaatgatttattattgtcttaaaatgaataaatcatatgaaaatgtgctctgcaccgctgaaatagtttcCTCCggggccgttattatgggagacgtaatacccgtgtttgtccgccagatggtggcaagagcctgttctaccagggccgaaagccgtccactttgtcctacattttagacttttacatgtgccctatgtgtgtgtgtgtgtgtgtgtgtgtgtgtgtgtgtgtgtgtgtgtgtgtgtgtgtgtgtgtgaaaatatgtgccacgttggatttgtacggtttttaatagcttattaaggggaattgcaatcattaataaagggagcaTTTAGtcaaggtggacaggtatgtaagagagaatcttgaaacatggatagtggttgttgtgagaaagccaattgaattgaatgcttttgttgtttgCTAGGttataaagtgagaatcaatgcatccgcgacaatattttctaaataaaataacggataaggaaatgcttttacttttggggggatttcgtaacttggatatttttcatatcttgagttactcatttgcatataaaacaattcataacctgaaattttcataccaagaggcattcgtaagtagaggtaggactATATTGTGAAATTAAATAATAGCTCTCAATATAGACTTAAATCGCTGCATTATTATCTTTCTAAAAGTGGAATTTGGATACGTTTCTTGTCTAATGTCACATGTTAATATTGTGTATTGCTTATACCTTCAAACTCTTGGCAATTTCGTTGACTTCGCAATGCTCTTGGCTGCACTTGaccattttttgtcttttaacaaACTGAAAAAACAGTAAGTTATACAAGTCACCATTTCATCACAACTGGATTACTCAGGTCAATATAAGTGGTTAGAAACAAAATTGGTTCTTTTTACGCAGAAATGTAGCAAAAGATGGCACAAATAGTGTAAAGGACAAGTACCTTTTTCCACCTTTCCAAAGCCCATGTCACATGGCATCGGTCGCCTTGACTATAAACCTGCTGCTCATTCTTCCTGACAtgcacataaaaataatttaaacaatCACTTATCAAACTAATATGATCATCAATGCACACATTATTCAAAGGTTTTACAGATAAATATTATTGCGTGTTAAGAAATTAATGTATCGTTATTATATTAGTGATATACGTATGTCAAATCAattatttatccatttattcACCATTTCTAGTTCATCAAGTTgatgtattatttattcatttacaagtgttggatttttttaccTACTTGTTCAAAATGAGGACACAAAAAACATGTAATTAAAAATCTAAGTGTGCTGAGGCTCTATTCTGCTTCAGTTAAGAGAAGTGGGACTTTTCATAGCTTAATAAGATGAATTGTAGCGATACAGTcgaacctctacttacgaaattaattggttccaagactttttcgtaacttgaaaatttcgtaagaagagctgtactttatatgtaaattctctcattcgttccatggtcctcacacaactaccaactaaaccctttaaaattggtcagtgtcccaattttgtatgaaagatgtgaagaaacaaaaaggagagaaaattataaggcaATGATTTactaatgtcttaaaataaataaagcaattgaaaatgtgccctgtagcgctgaaatatctccctttgtggccgttatagatggcggcaagagcccacTCTACCCGGGCCGAaagtcgtccactttgtagtacattttagacttttacgtgtgccctgtgtgtgtgaaaatatgtgccatgttgcatttgtacagtttttaatcgcttaataagaggaattgaaaataaaataatagataaggaaatgcatttactttttggcagattttataacttggatctttttcgtatctcgagtcactcatttgcatataaaacatttcgtaacctgaaactttcgtacctagaggcattcgtaagtagagttatgACTGCACTTATACTTGTATAGCGCCTTTCTATCTTCATGGCACTCAAAGCGGTTTGACACTAAATCCTCATTGACCTACTGATAATACACGATCAGGTACAATGTGTAATCATTGTATCTTACGCAAGGATATTTAAACTAGATCACCAGGACGAGGATTGGAACCCATAACCTTCTACTACTATAACAAACTGGACCTCACCTGAAATGTGACTCAGTGGCATCGTCTTCTCTAGGTGCTAAAGAAATACTAGGAAGCCTTTGGAAGTGATGTTCTGATGATTGCTGATTCACGTCCTCTTTTCCAATATGCTGGTCTGTCTGCTTCCTCCAGTGTAGCCAGGCTTTCTGCACCAGGATTCGCTCTTCATGAAGAATGGCCTGAGGATCGTATTTTCTTGACATCAGTGACAGTATTTCCAACACTGTTTTTGCCACTACAATATTCATCATGTTTTGGTGAATTATTTTTAGTTTGTGTGgctcataaaattaaaaaatgacaacatacgATTCGCAGTGACAGCATCTCATCATTGTGTTCGTCTGACTGTTTTCTCCAGGTGGACAATGCATAAGTGCACAGACGCTGTCTGGAGATAAATCAGGTGGGCAAATAATTTGCGATATTCTCTGGACTTGGCTAAAACCATGAAaactaaacaagcaggtgggtaATGTACTGACTTATTAAAGACATCTGCCTTGTGTCTCCTCTCTTTCTTCAATCTTCTCTGTGAAATATACTTAAGCCACAGATTAAAATAACGTGCCAAAAAGTGCTCTGCAAACCAAATATCGGCACGCCACTCCAGCTCCTCCATGAAAGCCTGTAAAGAGTCAATAAACCCCAGATACATATTCATGGTGTTTTGACTTATTGTAAGAAGCCAGGAAGCAGACTGTCATCTTTCCTAGTGGCCATGTTTTTGCCCACTGCGGGGGTGGAAAGCGTACTTGGCGGTTACAGAAATTAAATCCTTCCATTTGATTAATTTTTGCACTTAGAGTACATGTAATGTTCGTGATTTTTATATgaaattagtttagtttatagTTCATTCATGATTTTTAACTGGTTAGGGACTCCGCCCCTTTCTCCTGAAACCTGCCGCTCCTCGGGCAGGTGGAAGGTTTTCCATTTGATTACAGATGTGACGGGTGGCGGACTGGGATACCCCACCACCGAAAACCCTGACTTTATGATTAtataaatgaactttttttttcaacccacTGAAGCCATTCTGCAACAAGTATATGTCCTTTTTTGAACATTAACTATTGTACCTTCATGCGCCTTTGCTGAATAATTTTCATCCTCCAGTGGTCAAAACAGTGACTTAACAGGTGTTTTCTGCAAAAGTGGGGATGGTAAGTGAATGTGGGACATGTTTATAGCTAATATGCATGAAAAGCCTactgaggataagcagtaagtaaaatgaatcaatgaatgcatGAAAAAGGGAATTTAAAATCACCTATAGTTTTTCAGTGCCATGTCTGACAAAGCTTGGAAAGTCTCATCTTCAGCCTGCTGCAGTTCATCTTTACATAAAGTCCAAtgcttatttatgacctatgtgaaaatgcaaaaaaataaagcatgtaTTTTACATCAGTGTGATGTAATAGATCATCAGTGATGCTACCGCTAATgacttattttcactttttatcaAAGAAAATTGGCCGCACAGATCAGGGGTTCAAtctcctttgtggagtttgcaatttCTCCCtttacctgcgtgggttttctttgggtactccagttccctcccacatcccaaaaaaatgcatggttgcATTCAGCCTGATTGGCCATTTCAAATTGTCCTTAGGCATGAGTGCATGATTGGTTGATGGTCATGATTGGCTGAAAAccaattactgtatttattagaGTATAACacgcaagattttgtaccaaaaaactgaagcaaagttcgggtgctcATTATACAGGAGGTCTTCCCTTTAATGAGcaaatcccggtgaaaaactgccctccgccggtgaaaaagtcccctccgcagccgttataatgggagacgtaaaacctgtcttcGTCCGCCAGAAGGCCcgcgagagcccgttctaccagggcttgAAGAAGGTAAATTTATATTCCCCTTCTCAGGGGATATAATCTACCCtattttacaaaagccagccctctccaaataggcaagtttataggggaaggtaaaattaaaaaaaagttgctccagagaAATGTTAGCGGGGTAGCCGCTCACTCGAGTCCGGCCAGGCTGCGTTATCCTCACtcaagaatggaatcaattgtttggtgaatctgatgatgatgatgaatcagaatgttaaatcaaaatgttaaatattatgatgatgaattagactttaatgatttaatattgtaaattccatttgaaaattgtgttcatactggtagtttatTTTACCAGGTTttcgtaccatatgttgtgaataaaagttttgtcatggcgacatgtgttcagcatttgccagttaccagtaccggtgcaatccttggtgtgagctgagaaaaagtggaaaaaaatgtacctatacccatttttagtcacaaattatgggtgcgcgttatactcaaataaataatgtaatggGGTACCCTGCCTACTTACCAGTTAGCTGGGAGAGGCCCCAGCACAACCGCATCAAATCAAAGAAtgaataacataaaaaaaattcccaagaCTGACCTGCAGGCGTTGATAGTGGTACTGACACCCGATTTGGCCAACTCCGGCTTTTTCTTCGTCCAACGTCACATTTTCAGAGGATGTCCCGAATCCAGACGTACTGGTAGGTCTTAGCTGACATAAAAAATGATAGTTGTAAAAGCAGATACTTCATACCTTCCGCTGTAGCGGCGCTTAGCGTTGAGATACCAAAGTAGAGGGCAGTTCTTTGTCTCGCAGGCGTTCTTCCTTGCTCTGTTTACGATGCCATTCGCTCCTCCACACGCTCCAGCTCATTCTCATCAGGTGAAGATGGACAAAGTGCTCAGCTTGAGCTGAATGAAGGATAACAAACAATAAGCCAGCAAATATATGGACAAAACAGCATATGATATTGTGGAGATAACCTTTTGCAGCTTTCTTGTGCTTGTGAATGGAGACAAAACATTGCCAACCGTGCAATGACTTCTTTTTCAGTTTGTTCATGAAATGAAGTGACGCTTTGGATTCTTTCTCCATCAGGGAACCACCAACAAATTGCAGCTCTCTTTCCAATTGAGGAAAAGCCTTTTTTCAAAGACAGCAGAGAAGATTTTACCACTACACAATGGtgctgaaataaaaatgagagatATTCTCTAAAGAACTGCTGTAATTTCTGGGGACGGGACGAAACACTTAAACTCACGATACGATGCTTCTTGATATGCCAGGATCATGAcacgatattaaaaaaaaacttgaaaattttaattacaactttttttgttcaatcaGCTGCATAGTAAACACAGGAAAATGGTAAATATTTCACAAACAGTAAAAGTGTTGTGTTGGTTATGTCTCAGCCTTAATTAATCATGTCTAAAACTGGTTCTTCTTCTTCAAAAAAAAGCATGTCAACCTGTTTTGGTGTTATCAGCGACTTCTGAACAGACAAGCCACACGTCCTGAGCCACATTGTTTATGTGTCTTTGGTAGTgaatgagtcattttttttttttttcctgagagGAGTGGTGGTGATCTTTACTAAATCTGAGCGAGATAGTGAGTATTCACCTTGCCTCGTGGATTTTGTGTCCCATGATTCAAGGATTGGTCCTCCAGAGCGCAAATCTTTTTATGCTGCTGTAGCCCCATCTGCCAGAGATGCCACACTGACCTGGTTGAGTTTAAGAACAGAAAtctgttattaaaaataaaagaaatgcacTGATCAGAAAATCAATAGATTCAATTTTACATACCTCAGCATTTTGTGCCTATGTTGGTCTCGAGCTAATTGAAAAGCTTTGCTTTTTACCCGTCTTTTGTGAATGTAAAGCTTCCACTTGTCCCAAATCTGACGCATCCGCCGCCTGTCAGCTTTTTGAACATCAATACAATGGATATATTGGGGTGGAAAACTTCACATTTAAAGAACATCAAGCTTTTTAATAAACCAATTACCTAATGTTTGAGCTCTTTGTATTTTCATCTTCTTTTCTACTTTCAGTGAAATATACTTTTGCCAGCTTTGGAATGTCGTGTAGAGAAGGTAATAtcttcaaaaacaaaatatggcaATAAAATTAATTCATACAGCTTTAGTTAATGACTCGTCATATACTAACTGACCTGTAATGATATTGAGCACAAACTGAAAGACTCCATTCCCTTCCAGATGTCCACCACTCTTCTTTCCATCCCTCAAATGTTTTTCTCAGCAGCACACTGTCATAATGAATCCTGTACAAATTATGAGTGCAAAAAATTACATGACTCAAGAATGCTCAGAACGTTAAAACATACATTTATCAACTTATTTAAATTGATAGTTTTTACTTGGCCGTATGAGGAAGAAATCGTCCAAAGGTATTCCGCatccatattttaaaaaactttcTTGCCAGGATTCTGTAGAAATTTAAGAAGAAACACCATTaaagggcggcccagcggcgcgagtggttagcgcgtctgcctcacagtgggggacctaggttcaaatccaggtcggtccaactgtgtggagtttacatgttttccccggctctgcgtgggttttctccgggtaccccagtttactcccacattacaaagacatgcatggtgggctgattagacattctaaattggccctaggtatgagtgtgagcgtgaatggttatttgtctccttgtgcccttcaattggctggccgccaattcagggtgtcccccgtctctggaccgaaatcagctgggataggctacaacgaccgaccatagtgaggattaagcggttcagaaaatgagatgagaaacatCATCAAACgacaaaatatattaaaagaatTAGCGATGTTTTCA contains the following coding sequences:
- the sfi1 gene encoding uncharacterized protein sfi1 isoform X2 encodes the protein MLGCSWGRCGRVEELRIRILARKFFKIWMRNTFGRFLPHTAKIHYDSVLLRKTFEGWKEEWWTSGREWSLSVCAQYHYRYYLLYTTFQSWQKYISLKVEKKMKIQRAQTLADRRRMRQIWDKWKLYIHKRRVKSKAFQLARDQHRHKMLRSVWHLWQMGLQQHKKICALEDQSLNHGTQNPRGKAFPQLERELQFVGGSLMEKESKASLHFMNKLKKKSLHGWQCFVSIHKHKKAAKAQAEHFVHLHLMRMSWSVWRSEWHRKQSKEERLRDKELPSTLLRPTSTSGFGTSSENVTLDEEKAGVGQIGCQYHYQRLQVINKHWTLCKDELQQAEDETFQALSDMALKNYRKHLLSHCFDHWRMKIIQQRRMKAFMEELEWRADIWFAEHFLARYFNLWLKYISQRRLKKERRHKADVFNKQRLCTYALSTWRKQSDEHNDEMLSLRIAILHEERILVQKAWLHWRKQTDQHIGKEDVNQQSSEHHFQRLPSISLAPREDDATESHFRKNEQQVYSQGDRCHVTWALERWKKFVKRQKMVKCSQEHCEVNEIAKSLKLKDSPRTFELTERALWHWALTLQAKVLYRWRLWVTEQRSKTGEPLKVPQVNKTLLLKDFHAWREETTLAVFEKRKALNTTQSSVNQVDLLQKEQKDTEKARKHYNSTLLRKLLRAWRIQYKVMKEQGILFQKRKMYQTYFAQWRSKLQLKLKVSEQTEQALWHWALTLQAKVLYAWRLWVTEQRRRKTETLGELQMDKDMLQTMDVTYSDDKINIRSLPEPGVQQDEEPLNPRLQRLLKRVAKKWKERVLSKPLKKTVTFNLPELKNDLPSKSGEHDVADSILIPPLMRRQPRRCEELFEPSFKVLSYDGARCQYTDVIHSSPQKCPVSIVETPQPQRELLLPPSTFMSAKNKLEYDWTFSPTKMPNLKQILSTPAVVPIQDLQPREQNGGSETDTTSSLLRELMSIQQDMRHFQQERKQLRLWQRVKDVLQGWLQTSGKDEEMDSSAVWQQVKELEERIEKLSCELGTRKLTMRLHVERLQHLQAVLDCSGFSSLYCQMQMQT
- the sfi1 gene encoding uncharacterized protein sfi1 isoform X4: MLGCSWGRCGRVEELRIRILARKFFKIWMRNTFGRFLPHTAKIHYDSVLLRKTFEGWKEEWWTSGREWSLSVCAQYHYRYYLLYTTFQSWQKYISLKVEKKMKIQRAQTLADRRRMRQIWDKWKLYIHKRRVKSKAFQLARDQHRHKMLRSVWHLWQMGLQQHKKICALEDQSLNHGTQNPRGKAFPQLERELQFVGGSLMEKESKASLHFMNKLKKKSLHGWQCFVSIHKHKKAAKAQAEHFVHLHLMRMSWSVWRSEWHRKQSKEERLRDKELPSTLLRPTSTSGFGTSSENVTLDEEKAGVGQIGCQYHYQRLQVINKHWTLCKDELQQAEDETFQALSDMALKNYRKHLLSHCFDHWRMKIIQQRRMKAFMEELEWRADIWFAEHFLARYFNLWLKYISQRRLKKERRHKADVFNKQRLCTYALSTWRKQSDEHNDEMLSLRIAILHEERILVQKAWLHWRKQTDQHIGKEDVNQQSSEHHFQRLPSISLAPREDDATESHFRKNEQQVYSQGDRCHVTWALERWKKFVKRQKMVKCSQEHCEVNEIAKSLKLKDSPRTFELTERALWHWALTLQAKVLYRWRLWVTEQRSKTGEPLKVPQDFHAWREETTLAVFEKRKALNTTQSSVNQVDLLQKEQKDTEKARKHYNSTLLRKLLRAWRIQYKVMKEQGILFQKRKMYQTYFAQWRSKQLQLKLKVSEQTEQALWHWALTLQAKVLYAWRLWVTEQRRRKTETLGELQMDKDMLQTMDVTYSDDKINIRSLPEPGVQQDEEPLNPRLQRLLKRVAKKWKERVLSKPLKKTVTFNLPELKNDLPSKSGEHDVADSILIPPLMRRQPRRCEELFEPSFKVLSYDGARCQYTDVIHSSPQKCPVSIVETPQPQRELLLPPSTFMSAKNKLEYDWTFSPTKMPNLKQILSTPAVVPIQDLQPREQNGGSETDTTSSLLRELMSIQQDMRHFQQERKQLRLWQRVKDVLQGWLQTSGKDEEMDSSAVWQQVKELEERIEKLSCELGTRKLTMRLHVERLQHLQAVLDCSGFSSLYCQMQMQT
- the sfi1 gene encoding uncharacterized protein sfi1 isoform X1 — its product is MLGCSWGRCGRVEELRIRILARKFFKIWMRNTFGRFLPHTAKIHYDSVLLRKTFEGWKEEWWTSGREWSLSVCAQYHYRYYLLYTTFQSWQKYISLKVEKKMKIQRAQTLADRRRMRQIWDKWKLYIHKRRVKSKAFQLARDQHRHKMLRSVWHLWQMGLQQHKKICALEDQSLNHGTQNPRGKAFPQLERELQFVGGSLMEKESKASLHFMNKLKKKSLHGWQCFVSIHKHKKAAKAQAEHFVHLHLMRMSWSVWRSEWHRKQSKEERLRDKELPSTLLRPTSTSGFGTSSENVTLDEEKAGVGQIGCQYHYQRLQVINKHWTLCKDELQQAEDETFQALSDMALKNYRKHLLSHCFDHWRMKIIQQRRMKAFMEELEWRADIWFAEHFLARYFNLWLKYISQRRLKKERRHKADVFNKQRLCTYALSTWRKQSDEHNDEMLSLRIAILHEERILVQKAWLHWRKQTDQHIGKEDVNQQSSEHHFQRLPSISLAPREDDATESHFRKNEQQVYSQGDRCHVTWALERWKKFVKRQKMVKCSQEHCEVNEIAKSLKLKDSPRTFELTERALWHWALTLQAKVLYRWRLWVTEQRSKTGEPLKVPQVNKTLLLKDFHAWREETTLAVFEKRKALNTTQSSVNQVDLLQKEQKDTEKARKHYNSTLLRKLLRAWRIQYKVMKEQGILFQKRKMYQTYFAQWRSKQLQLKLKVSEQTEQALWHWALTLQAKVLYAWRLWVTEQRRRKTETLGELQMDKDMLQTMDVTYSDDKINIRSLPEPGVQQDEEPLNPRLQRLLKRVAKKWKERVLSKPLKKTVTFNLPELKNDLPSKSGEHDVADSILIPPLMRRQPRRCEELFEPSFKVLSYDGARCQYTDVIHSSPQKCPVSIVETPQPQRELLLPPSTFMSAKNKLEYDWTFSPTKMPNLKQILSTPAVVPIQDLQPREQNGGSETDTTSSLLRELMSIQQDMRHFQQERKQLRLWQRVKDVLQGWLQTSGKDEEMDSSAVWQQVKELEERIEKLSCELGTRKLTMRLHVERLQHLQAVLDCSGFSSLYCQMQMQT
- the sfi1 gene encoding uncharacterized protein sfi1 isoform X3 gives rise to the protein MLGCSWGRCGRVEELRIRILARKFFKIWMRNTFGRFLPHTAKIHYDSVLLRKTFEGWKEEWWTSGREWSLSVCAQYHYRYYLLYTTFQSWQKYISLKVEKKMKIQRAQTLADRRRMRQIWDKWKLYIHKRRVKSKAFQLARDQHRHKMLRSVWHLWQMGLQQHKKICALEDQSLNHGTQNPRGKAFPQLERELQFVGGSLMEKESKASLHFMNKLKKKSLHGWQCFVSIHKHKKAAKAQAEHFVHLHLMRMSWSVWRSEWHRKQSKEERLRDKELPSTLLRPTSTSGFGTSSENVTLDEEKAGVGQIGCQYHYQRLQVINKHWTLCKDELQQAEDETFQALSDMALKNYRKHLLSHCFDHWRMKIIQQRRMKAFMEELEWRADIWFAEHFLARYFNLWLKYISQRRLKKERRHKADVFNKQRLCTYALSTWRKQSDEHNDEMLSLRIAILHEERILVQKAWLHWRKQTDQHIGKEDVNQQSSEHHFQRLPSISLAPREDDATESHFRKNEQQVYSQGDRCHVTWALERWKKFVKRQKMVKCSQEHCEVNEIAKSLKLKDSPRTFELTERALWHWALTLQAKVLYRWRLWVTEQRSKTGEPLKVPQVNKTLLLKDFHAWREETTLAVFEKRKALNTTQSSVNQVDLLQKEQKDTEKARKHYNSTLLRKLLRAWRIQYKVMKEQGILFQKRKMYQTYFAQWRSKQLQLKLKVSEQTEQALWHWALTLQAKVLYAWRLWVTEQRRRKTETLGELQMDKDMLQTMDVTYSDDKINIRSLPEPGVQQDEEPLNPRLQRLLKRVAKKWKERVLSKPLKKTVTFNLPELKNDLPSKSGEHDVADSILIPPLMRRQPRRCEELFEPSFKVLSYDGARCQYTDVIHSSPQKCPVSIVETPQPQRELLLPPSTFMSAKNKLEYDWTFSPTKMPNLKQILSTPAVPIQDLQPREQNGGSETDTTSSLLRELMSIQQDMRHFQQERKQLRLWQRVKDVLQGWLQTSGKDEEMDSSAVWQQVKELEERIEKLSCELGTRKLTMRLHVERLQHLQAVLDCSGFSSLYCQMQMQT